The proteins below are encoded in one region of Methanofollis aquaemaris:
- a CDS encoding NADH-quinone oxidoreductase subunit B family protein, producing MRVLQKMKNAVRSRSIHVSYVDTGSCNGCDIEVLACLSPRYDLEQYGIYVHNNPREADVLLVIGCCTPQWEDKLRSIWEKIPEPKVAIAIGNCPVSGCVFNREGGYVNPPAEKHIPIAASVPGCPPRPTEIIRAILSLAPQVFEDYEEKQG from the coding sequence ATGAGAGTCCTCCAGAAAATGAAAAATGCCGTGCGCTCCCGTTCGATCCATGTCTCGTACGTGGACACCGGGTCATGCAACGGCTGCGATATCGAGGTGCTCGCATGCCTCTCCCCCCGCTACGACCTGGAGCAGTACGGGATCTATGTCCACAACAACCCCAGGGAGGCCGACGTCCTCCTGGTGATCGGGTGCTGCACTCCCCAGTGGGAGGACAAACTCAGGTCGATCTGGGAGAAGATCCCCGAGCCCAAGGTGGCGATCGCCATCGGCAACTGCCCGGTCTCGGGCTGCGTCTTCAACCGTGAAGGCGGGTATGTCAACCCGCCGGCAGAGAAACATATCCCGATCGCGGCGTCTGTCCCGGGATGCCCCCCCCGGCCGACCGAGATCATCAGGGCGATCCTCTCGCTTGCGCCGCAGGTCTTCGAGGACTACGAGGAGAAACAAGGATGA
- a CDS encoding DUF1959 domain-containing protein, translating into MVDIIYEKDLRPMKYHVLTGPRQDRAVRAIAKWFNVRVQPMRKFLIERLDMSDMENMPARWEVAEAAPEADPLDAALGAHRFTQNIPLFTDEEMARALQAARAAASEGAGTDTAAKAGKDLLKEVIIG; encoded by the coding sequence ATGGTGGATATCATCTATGAGAAAGACCTGCGCCCGATGAAGTACCATGTCCTGACCGGCCCCCGTCAGGACCGTGCCGTGCGGGCGATCGCAAAATGGTTCAATGTCAGGGTCCAGCCGATGCGCAAGTTCCTCATCGAGAGGCTGGACATGTCTGATATGGAGAATATGCCGGCCCGCTGGGAGGTCGCCGAGGCCGCACCCGAGGCCGACCCTCTCGATGCCGCGCTCGGCGCTCACCGGTTCACGCAGAACATTCCGCTCTTTACCGACGAGGAGATGGCCCGCGCCCTTCAGGCGGCACGGGCGGCGGCCAGCGAAGGCGCCGGCACAGACACAGCGGCGAAGGCCGGCAAAGATCTGCTCAAGGAAGTGATTATAGGATGA
- a CDS encoding hydrogenase large subunit, producing MKKTVDVAMPIGPVHPCWKEPVRIKCETRGEKVLAAEVEMGYMKKGIERIMQGRPWQEVMFLAERVCGICSIVHNMVFTETMEEISGITPPERAAFLRVVANELDRMQSHLIANFSYCYTIEHETLAMYLLNERETVMDMIELLTGNRVNTAYMIPGGVRYDLREEDAATMKENLDRLDKNLTRYMKMFDGGPLIALRSRGIGVLTEEDALEAHAVGPTARASGISADCRINHPTYRKLGFTPVVRTEGDNYARIMVRFEELMQSIGLIRRALAMMPEGPVRGGGECKGGEARYSGEAPRGELTYFIRTDRYGRVEEIAIQTPSIMNIDACTHYMLEGVNSLADVTSTFISSDPCIACNER from the coding sequence ATGAAAAAGACCGTCGATGTTGCGATGCCGATCGGACCGGTCCACCCCTGCTGGAAGGAACCGGTCAGGATCAAGTGCGAGACCAGGGGCGAGAAGGTGCTCGCCGCCGAGGTCGAGATGGGATACATGAAGAAGGGGATCGAGCGGATCATGCAGGGCCGACCCTGGCAGGAAGTGATGTTCCTGGCCGAGCGGGTCTGCGGGATCTGTTCGATCGTCCACAACATGGTCTTCACCGAGACGATGGAGGAGATCTCGGGGATCACACCGCCAGAACGGGCGGCGTTCCTCCGCGTGGTGGCCAACGAACTCGACCGGATGCAGAGCCACCTCATCGCCAACTTCTCGTACTGCTACACGATCGAGCACGAGACCCTGGCGATGTATCTCCTCAACGAGCGGGAGACGGTGATGGACATGATCGAACTCCTCACCGGCAACCGGGTGAACACCGCCTATATGATCCCCGGCGGGGTGCGCTATGACCTGCGCGAGGAAGACGCCGCGACCATGAAAGAGAACCTGGACCGTCTCGATAAGAACCTCACCCGATACATGAAGATGTTCGACGGCGGCCCGCTGATTGCCCTGCGGAGCCGCGGGATCGGGGTGCTCACCGAGGAAGATGCTCTCGAAGCCCATGCCGTCGGCCCGACGGCCAGGGCAAGCGGGATCTCCGCGGACTGCCGGATCAACCACCCGACCTACCGGAAACTCGGTTTCACACCGGTGGTCAGGACAGAAGGGGACAACTATGCACGGATCATGGTCAGGTTCGAGGAACTCATGCAGAGCATCGGGCTGATCAGGCGGGCCCTGGCGATGATGCCCGAGGGTCCGGTCCGCGGCGGCGGAGAGTGCAAGGGCGGCGAGGCGAGGTATTCGGGCGAGGCCCCACGGGGCGAACTCACCTACTTCATCAGGACCGACCGGTACGGCCGGGTGGAGGAGATCGCCATCCAGACGCCGTCCATTATGAACATCGATGCATGCACCCACTATATGCTCGAAGGGGTCAACTCGCTCGCCGACGTGACCTCGACGTTCATCAGTTCGGACCCGTGCATCGCCTGCAATGAGAGGTAG
- a CDS encoding molybdopterin dinucleotide binding domain-containing protein: protein MKALFNTGRTSAQGQGLEAKAQPEYMEATSICMMNPVDLMDLELEEGERVLVRGPAGEVILTAVQNEGVPRGTVYVPMGPYANAVIDAGTHATGMPDYKSCIVDLEPTDDEVKRPAELMEAIGGLAYEGDTE, encoded by the coding sequence GTGAAGGCCCTCTTCAACACCGGACGCACTTCGGCGCAGGGGCAGGGACTGGAAGCGAAGGCGCAGCCCGAATATATGGAGGCGACCTCGATCTGCATGATGAACCCGGTGGACCTGATGGACCTCGAACTGGAGGAAGGGGAGCGGGTGCTCGTCCGCGGGCCTGCAGGCGAGGTGATCCTCACCGCGGTCCAGAACGAGGGCGTCCCGCGGGGGACCGTCTACGTCCCGATGGGCCCGTACGCCAACGCCGTCATCGACGCCGGCACCCATGCCACCGGCATGCCCGACTACAAGTCCTGCATCGTGGACCTGGAACCGACCGACGACGAGGTGAAGAGACCGGCCGAATTGATGGAAGCGATCGGCGGGCTCGCCTATGAGGGGGACACAGAATGA
- a CDS encoding formylmethanofuran dehydrogenase subunit A, translating to MNELLVKNAYVIDPINHIDGEVMDIAVRDGRIVEDVGPQAEVIDAEGCLTLPGGVDSHTHVCGTKVNFGRYMSPEDMRAGREVRRGVKHATSGYSVPTTYANSYRYAIMGYTTLLEGAMAPLEARHTHEEFSATPLQDMMANTLFDGNWGVMKAVSEGDIERVAAIVGWTLSAVKGFGIKLTNPGGTEAWGYGKDLRCIKDEVPHFGVTPAEIIEAMIQACEMLRLPHSVHLHCNNLGTPGNYACTVGTFNLVPDLNKKRQSLYATHVQFHSYGGSDWKTFRSKAEPVAYTVNNRPQIVIDMGQVMFGKTTTMTADGPMEFNLYRLHHNKWSNHDVELETGSGIIPVLYRKKNLVNSIMWAIGLELGLLVKDPWRCLLTTDNPNGAPFVKYPEIIALLMSKKYRDAEFATVHRRTESRVDLPALDREMDWNEIAVMTRAGQAKALGITGIGKGHLGLGAEADIAVYPLKVGEIDPAQEYQKIIDGFARAKWTVKRGRPVARNGEILVHGENTTIWVDPKISPEHDMSRDPKFTEMFNHWYSVRMSNYPVQDEYLKRNLRIETEATI from the coding sequence ATGAACGAGTTACTCGTCAAAAACGCCTATGTCATCGACCCCATCAACCATATCGACGGCGAAGTGATGGACATCGCCGTCAGGGACGGTCGTATCGTCGAGGACGTCGGCCCACAGGCCGAGGTGATCGACGCCGAAGGCTGTCTCACCCTGCCCGGCGGCGTCGACTCCCACACCCATGTCTGCGGAACCAAGGTGAACTTCGGGCGGTACATGAGTCCTGAGGACATGCGGGCCGGGCGCGAGGTGCGCCGCGGGGTCAAGCACGCCACCTCTGGCTACTCGGTCCCGACGACGTACGCCAACTCATACCGCTATGCCATTATGGGCTACACCACCCTCCTCGAAGGAGCAATGGCACCTCTCGAGGCCCGCCACACCCACGAGGAGTTCTCGGCCACGCCTCTCCAGGACATGATGGCCAACACTCTCTTCGACGGCAACTGGGGGGTGATGAAGGCGGTGAGCGAGGGCGACATCGAGCGTGTGGCCGCGATCGTCGGGTGGACCCTCTCGGCGGTGAAGGGCTTCGGGATCAAACTGACCAACCCCGGCGGGACCGAGGCCTGGGGGTATGGCAAGGATCTCCGGTGCATCAAGGACGAGGTTCCGCATTTCGGGGTGACCCCGGCCGAGATCATCGAGGCGATGATCCAGGCCTGCGAGATGCTCAGGCTCCCCCATTCGGTCCACCTCCACTGCAACAACCTGGGCACGCCCGGCAACTATGCCTGCACGGTCGGCACCTTCAACCTGGTTCCCGACCTCAACAAAAAGCGCCAGAGCCTGTACGCAACGCATGTCCAGTTCCACAGTTACGGCGGTTCGGACTGGAAGACCTTCCGTTCGAAGGCCGAACCGGTCGCGTACACCGTGAACAACCGCCCCCAGATCGTCATCGACATGGGGCAGGTGATGTTCGGCAAGACCACCACCATGACCGCAGACGGCCCGATGGAGTTCAACCTCTACCGCCTCCACCACAACAAGTGGTCGAACCACGACGTGGAACTGGAGACCGGGTCAGGGATCATCCCGGTGCTGTACAGGAAGAAGAACCTGGTCAACTCGATCATGTGGGCGATCGGCCTGGAACTGGGACTGCTCGTGAAGGATCCCTGGCGGTGTCTGCTCACGACCGACAACCCGAACGGGGCGCCCTTCGTGAAGTATCCCGAGATCATCGCCCTCCTGATGAGCAAGAAATACCGGGACGCCGAGTTTGCGACCGTGCACCGGAGGACCGAGTCCAGGGTCGACCTCCCTGCCCTCGACCGCGAGATGGACTGGAACGAGATCGCGGTGATGACGCGGGCCGGACAGGCAAAGGCCCTCGGGATCACCGGGATCGGGAAGGGCCACCTGGGCCTCGGGGCAGAGGCCGACATCGCCGTCTACCCGTTGAAGGTCGGCGAGATCGATCCGGCGCAGGAGTACCAGAAGATCATCGACGGGTTTGCCAGGGCAAAGTGGACCGTCAAACGGGGTCGTCCGGTGGCGAGGAACGGCGAGATCCTGGTCCATGGCGAGAACACCACCATCTGGGTCGACCCCAAGATCAGTCCCGAGCATGATATGAGCCGCGACCCCAAGTTCACGGAGATGTTCAATCACTGGTACTCGGTGCGGATGAGCAACTACCCGGTCCAGGATGAGTATCTCAAACGAAACCTGCGGATAGAGACGGAGGCGACGATATGA
- a CDS encoding formylmethanofuran dehydrogenase subunit B → MIHEDMICPFCGCLCDDLVIETEGTEVVRVDNACTLGSHKLMNAGKHRLKAPIMRDSGRWRDATYEEAIEYTAGILLDADRPLLYGWSSTQGEAQGAGVSMAELLGGVIDSTTSVCHGPSILAIQEVGHPGCTLGQVKNRADLIVYWGCNPTEAHPRHMSRYTTYADGYFLENAFRDRKLIIVDVRKTETGSIADEFIQVKPGGDYAVLSALRAIVRGREDVVPPTVAGVTKEQLLRVAALCKEAKFGALFFGVGLTMSPGKYKNVRNAIELVDELNRYTKFTLTPLRGHYNVYGSNEVFTWMTGYPYAVDFSRQIAFYNPGETTAVDILARKECDAALIVASDPGAHFPKKCLEHLTDIPTVLIDPMHTMTTPLVRCQIPTAVTGMDAAGTAYRMDGVPIHVKKFLDLGYPSDTEIITKIFEKVTEVRHP, encoded by the coding sequence ATGATCCACGAAGATATGATCTGCCCGTTCTGCGGTTGTCTCTGCGACGACCTGGTCATCGAGACCGAGGGGACCGAGGTAGTGCGGGTGGACAATGCCTGCACCCTCGGGAGCCACAAACTGATGAACGCCGGGAAACACCGGCTCAAAGCCCCGATCATGCGGGACAGTGGCCGGTGGCGGGACGCCACCTATGAAGAGGCGATCGAGTACACCGCGGGCATCCTCCTGGACGCCGACCGACCCCTGCTGTACGGCTGGTCCAGCACCCAGGGGGAGGCGCAGGGGGCCGGAGTCTCGATGGCCGAACTCCTCGGCGGGGTGATCGACTCGACCACCTCGGTCTGCCACGGGCCCTCCATCCTGGCCATCCAGGAGGTCGGCCACCCTGGCTGTACCCTGGGTCAGGTGAAGAACCGGGCCGACCTGATCGTCTACTGGGGCTGCAACCCGACCGAGGCCCATCCCCGGCACATGAGTCGGTACACCACCTATGCAGACGGCTACTTCCTGGAGAACGCCTTCAGGGACAGGAAACTCATCATCGTCGACGTCAGAAAGACCGAAACCGGAAGCATCGCCGACGAGTTCATACAGGTGAAGCCTGGCGGCGACTATGCGGTCCTCTCGGCCCTGCGGGCGATCGTGCGGGGACGCGAAGATGTCGTCCCGCCGACAGTGGCCGGAGTGACCAAAGAGCAACTCCTCAGGGTCGCCGCACTCTGCAAGGAGGCAAAGTTCGGGGCTCTCTTCTTCGGGGTCGGGCTGACGATGTCGCCCGGCAAGTACAAGAATGTCAGGAACGCCATCGAACTCGTCGACGAACTGAATCGGTACACCAAGTTCACCCTCACACCCCTGCGGGGGCATTACAATGTCTACGGTTCCAACGAAGTCTTCACCTGGATGACCGGGTACCCGTACGCCGTCGACTTCTCCAGGCAGATCGCCTTCTACAACCCCGGCGAGACGACGGCGGTGGACATCCTGGCACGGAAGGAATGCGACGCCGCGCTCATCGTGGCAAGCGATCCCGGTGCCCACTTCCCGAAGAAATGCCTGGAGCACCTGACCGACATCCCGACGGTGCTCATCGACCCGATGCACACCATGACCACCCCGCTTGTCAGGTGCCAGATCCCGACGGCCGTCACCGGTATGGACGCCGCGGGCACGGCCTACCGGATGGACGGGGTGCCGATCCATGTGAAGAAGTTCCTGGACCTGGGCTACCCCAGCGACACCGAGATCATCACGAAAATCTTCGAGAAGGTCACGGAGGTGAGACATCCATGA
- a CDS encoding 4Fe-4S binding protein: protein MSASVIWYLREFLRGEWLKKFFFAKTAPLVDPPYFRGYPTLTDRECTHCLSCMMICPTPGAIEVVRDGEGWTPKIYEGHCIRCGLCVEACPEDVLDSGRVLATQHRDHTALSVRYQVTVKPEACVRCGNCVVACPVNKEADPQLGSTGTSANDEVIMKIRNGNLWVLHDEKCTGCKTCEEVCPTDAIAIARVAEGTQEGRS, encoded by the coding sequence ATGAGTGCTTCGGTCATCTGGTATCTGAGAGAATTTCTGCGGGGCGAGTGGTTGAAGAAGTTCTTCTTCGCAAAGACCGCTCCGCTTGTCGACCCCCCCTACTTCAGGGGCTATCCGACCCTTACCGACAGGGAGTGCACCCACTGCCTCTCCTGCATGATGATCTGCCCGACGCCGGGCGCGATCGAGGTGGTCAGGGACGGCGAAGGTTGGACCCCAAAGATCTACGAGGGCCACTGTATCAGGTGCGGTCTCTGTGTCGAGGCCTGCCCGGAGGATGTCCTGGACTCAGGACGGGTGCTCGCCACCCAGCACCGCGACCACACCGCTCTCTCGGTGAGGTATCAGGTGACGGTGAAGCCCGAGGCCTGCGTGCGGTGCGGCAACTGTGTCGTCGCCTGTCCGGTGAACAAGGAGGCCGATCCGCAACTCGGTTCGACCGGGACCTCGGCCAACGACGAGGTGATCATGAAGATCCGCAACGGCAACCTCTGGGTGCTCCATGACGAGAAGTGCACCGGATGCAAGACCTGCGAAGAGGTCTGCCCGACCGACGCCATCGCGATCGCACGGGTCGCCGAAGGGACGCAGGAGGGACGGTCGTGA
- a CDS encoding DUF5320 domain-containing protein, whose amino-acid sequence MPGMDGTGPLGRGSLTGGGRGRCRPVAPAPTVETGEQTVSAQPPQGAYYGLGRGGLPRGCGRGRGFGGGRGGRW is encoded by the coding sequence ATGCCAGGTATGGACGGTACCGGCCCCCTGGGGAGGGGGTCGCTGACCGGAGGAGGGCGCGGCCGGTGCAGGCCGGTTGCTCCCGCACCCACTGTAGAGACTGGAGAACAAACAGTATCGGCACAGCCGCCACAGGGCGCCTATTACGGCCTCGGCCGCGGCGGCCTCCCGCGGGGCTGCGGCAGGGGCCGCGGCTTTGGCGGAGGACGCGGTGGGCGCTGGTGA
- a CDS encoding DUF1922 domain-containing protein, with product MMYHVIRCPGCLNFTYVDPYQHWKLCHICGEVIDVMRAPVYLEAIDHQDAEKVVCQLQDFLDDTGKEDLDESEKSRLRSEYTRWVRSRIE from the coding sequence ATGATGTACCATGTCATCCGCTGTCCTGGATGCCTGAACTTCACCTATGTAGATCCCTACCAGCACTGGAAACTCTGCCATATCTGCGGCGAGGTGATAGACGTCATGCGCGCTCCCGTCTACCTCGAAGCCATCGACCATCAGGACGCAGAAAAGGTTGTCTGCCAGCTCCAGGACTTCCTGGACGACACAGGCAAAGAAGATCTTGACGAGTCGGAGAAGAGCAGGCTTCGTTCGGAATACACCCGCTGGGTCAGGAGCCGGATAGAATAG
- a CDS encoding formylmethanofuran dehydrogenase subunit C produces the protein MRIVLTMKERTNPHIPIEAEKINPAFLMWGTDELTVWEGNKERRLDEVFEIEMEGTATSVNEVEVVLRGDTSRVKRVGEYMDGGRITIEGDIGMHCANFMAAGTIEVMGNAGGWFARELRGGTVICRGDAGHYCAAGYRGEKKGMRGGKVEVFGSAGDFTAEHLFGGEVIVHGNCGDMPGVDMQGGFLTIHGDCSRPCGNMTDGRCMVLGCASEMLPTFKKQDEVNGPDGLSLTHFTGDVANRGKGNLLVRCYQYLE, from the coding sequence ATGAGGATTGTGCTGACGATGAAGGAGCGCACAAACCCGCACATCCCTATCGAGGCTGAGAAGATCAACCCCGCCTTCCTGATGTGGGGGACAGACGAACTCACCGTCTGGGAGGGGAACAAGGAGCGTCGTCTCGACGAGGTCTTTGAGATCGAGATGGAGGGCACGGCCACCTCAGTCAACGAGGTCGAGGTGGTGCTCCGCGGCGATACCTCCAGGGTGAAGCGGGTCGGTGAATACATGGACGGCGGCCGGATCACCATCGAAGGCGACATCGGGATGCACTGCGCTAATTTCATGGCCGCAGGCACTATCGAAGTGATGGGAAATGCAGGCGGCTGGTTTGCAAGGGAACTGCGGGGCGGCACGGTCATCTGCCGCGGCGACGCCGGTCACTACTGTGCCGCAGGATACCGGGGCGAGAAGAAGGGGATGAGAGGCGGGAAGGTGGAGGTCTTCGGGAGTGCCGGAGACTTCACGGCCGAGCACCTCTTCGGCGGCGAGGTGATCGTCCACGGCAACTGTGGGGATATGCCCGGCGTTGACATGCAAGGGGGTTTTCTCACCATCCATGGTGACTGCTCGCGCCCCTGTGGGAACATGACCGATGGGAGGTGCATGGTGCTGGGGTGCGCTTCGGAGATGCTCCCCACGTTCAAGAAGCAGGACGAGGTGAATGGGCCGGACGGTCTCTCGCTCACTCACTTCACCGGGGATGTGGCCAACCGCGGAAAAGGAAATCTTTTGGTCAGGTGCTATCAATATCTGGAGTGA
- a CDS encoding EhaG family protein: MIHEYTIGLAVAFTGIAVAFLALARERDDLHRLLLTDLAEILSLAVIALVGTDLAEALILPGLVVGISELMALSEIYLKKEKLYDEPKERVHFEVMDTAPGILAAALVVYGLVLSGFSGGVVAGLGVVFWFLCKGHREQFELLETVSGYAWAAWIGAFLVFMFLPQYWFFAVMIAGSAVLVKVMTKMSLLGTMRGGQNA; this comes from the coding sequence TTGATACACGAATACACCATCGGACTCGCCGTCGCCTTCACCGGGATCGCCGTTGCCTTCCTGGCCCTGGCGCGGGAGAGAGACGACCTTCACCGCCTCCTCCTCACTGACCTTGCCGAGATCCTCTCGCTTGCGGTCATCGCCCTCGTCGGCACCGACCTTGCCGAGGCCCTCATCCTGCCCGGTCTGGTCGTCGGGATCTCGGAACTGATGGCCCTCTCCGAGATCTATCTCAAGAAAGAGAAGCTCTATGATGAACCGAAAGAACGGGTGCACTTCGAGGTGATGGACACCGCGCCAGGGATCCTCGCGGCCGCCCTCGTCGTCTACGGCCTCGTCCTCTCCGGGTTCTCCGGCGGGGTCGTCGCCGGCCTCGGCGTCGTCTTCTGGTTCCTCTGCAAAGGACACCGGGAGCAGTTCGAACTCCTGGAAACCGTCAGCGGGTATGCCTGGGCGGCATGGATCGGGGCCTTCCTGGTCTTCATGTTCCTGCCGCAGTACTGGTTCTTCGCCGTGATGATCGCAGGCTCTGCGGTCCTCGTGAAGGTGATGACCAAGATGTCCCTCCTCGGGACGATGCGGGGTGGTCAGAATGCCTGA
- a CDS encoding DNA helicase PriA: MIRHECGYEAPVFCRRCGRPLEYTERRGIYCPYCGRQVTMICPKCGERW, from the coding sequence ATGATACGGCACGAATGTGGGTATGAGGCGCCGGTCTTCTGTCGACGCTGTGGCCGCCCCCTCGAATACACTGAACGCCGCGGTATCTATTGCCCATACTGCGGCCGACAGGTGACGATGATCTGTCCGAAGTGCGGAGAGCGCTGGTGA
- a CDS encoding respiratory chain complex I subunit 1 family protein, with translation MIGYLILAVFIGLLYMGIHRKVIARVQGRPGPPIWQELLHTLKFSFKQTWIPKTASPAIFVGIVFVAIGIWTTALWVVISGGSLLIIFGLYICYKMVEHGVGLSPGSPYAKFGGVRSVISAASEIPLLLSVGVLYFFTGSLMIGDIAAFQAEHGPLLVTAAPAALALYVVILSKMHYSPFSIVESKEIVSGYKTEHFGVWRAGLEAADGIKTFVLLYLFVLLFVGPLPLVLMLLAMLVLMLTLSFVCALTPMLAPFDSVTVQTGLIAVVLAWTALLVVVL, from the coding sequence ATGATCGGCTATCTGATACTTGCAGTCTTCATCGGCCTGCTGTATATGGGCATTCACCGGAAGGTGATCGCGAGAGTTCAGGGACGGCCGGGTCCGCCGATCTGGCAGGAACTTCTCCACACCCTGAAGTTTTCCTTCAAGCAGACCTGGATTCCGAAGACCGCAAGCCCCGCGATTTTTGTCGGGATCGTCTTTGTGGCCATCGGGATCTGGACCACCGCCCTCTGGGTCGTCATCTCGGGCGGGAGCCTGCTGATTATCTTCGGGCTCTACATCTGCTACAAGATGGTCGAGCACGGTGTCGGGCTCTCGCCGGGTTCGCCGTACGCCAAGTTCGGTGGGGTGCGTTCGGTCATCTCGGCGGCCTCAGAGATCCCGCTCCTCCTCTCGGTGGGGGTGCTCTACTTCTTCACCGGCTCGCTGATGATCGGGGACATCGCCGCCTTCCAGGCCGAACACGGCCCCCTGCTCGTCACCGCAGCCCCGGCGGCCCTGGCGCTGTACGTCGTCATCCTCTCGAAGATGCACTACAGCCCCTTCTCCATCGTGGAGAGCAAAGAGATCGTCAGCGGCTACAAGACCGAGCACTTCGGCGTCTGGCGGGCCGGACTGGAGGCCGCGGACGGGATCAAGACCTTTGTCCTGCTGTACCTCTTCGTGCTCCTCTTCGTGGGGCCGCTCCCGCTCGTGCTGATGCTCCTCGCGATGCTCGTGCTCATGCTCACCCTCTCGTTTGTCTGCGCCCTCACCCCGATGCTCGCTCCCTTCGACTCGGTCACGGTGCAGACCGGACTCATCGCGGTGGTGCTGGCATGGACAGCACTCCTGGTGGTGGTATTATGA